A segment of the Verrucomicrobiota bacterium genome:
CAGATCGGGATCCTGCGAAACCATCTGCTCCACCGTTTTGCTATACGGAAACTTTTTGTCGTTCACGCACGAGATGGCCATGAGCTTAAGAACGTCTTGTTTAATTGGGTCCGCCCGGATAATCCCTTCAAACTCGTTTGAGCCGCACAATACGCGATAAGATCTACTTTGAAGTGTATTCCAATGATCAATACGAAATTCTGCAACGGTGGTTAAGGGATCTACTCTAACGGCCGTAACCGAGTTCCATTTATCACCGCTTTTAAACTGAAGGGTCGCAGAGGCCTCGGTTGGATTCATTGGATCAGCGTCCGTGTGCGCCGCCAGCTTAAGCGTTCCATTGGCAAGTCCGTATTGTACCCACAATATTTTGTGGGAGTCCATATCATCGGCCGTGGACATAGGAAGAAATCGAGTCAGCAGTAATGCCAACAGTAAAAGGCGGTTCGTCTGTTTCATAATAAATGCTTGGTTTTGAAATTAAGAAAGGTCTTCACTTTGCAAAAGTTACTCGACCGAAAAATTGAGGTGCATGGAAGCTGGTATTTTCTGGAATGGAGGGAGACCACTGGCTCTTTTGAAAATTTGATTTACCGCCGAGGCGATTGAGGTTCAAGCGCCACTCGTCACCCGGCTCCGGTGGCGTGTGTTTCGCTACCTGACTGAACGATGCAAATGGGATGGCCACTTCGAGTATCCAGTGGCGGTCGATGTCAGAATCATCGTTTAATGTACCGTCAACGGTGGTTGCAATTTTTACCTCCGGATCCCAGTCAGCCTTGCTGCCAGGTCCTTCCGGATGGATGTGGTCAAGCGATTGACCGAGCACGTTCATTTCTAGGTTGAAATAAATGTCCAAGGTGTCGGGGTTGGGTGAAGTGAATACTTCGACACAGTCATCCAAATAAACAGGACTGTCCCGTTCGGTATGATCGCCCCAGATGTGGGCATCCTCGCAAATAAAGCTGACATAAAGGTATTGGTCGTCCCAAAGCAGTTTGGCCTGGGTCTGCTCCTTCCTTCCGGCTTCCCACCAGGGAAATTCAAAGACGTCCAGAGATGTTGCGGACAACCAGGCCGTTTCGTTGAGCTGGCCATCTATGCTGATGACTGAATCGGTGTAGGTGATCGCGTGCGTTTTCAAGTTGTGCCCCGGCTGCTCAGCCTTTTCGGAAGTGCAAGCTACCGTTAGTCCAGTCCAAAAAAACAGAAGAGTGATCCGTACAAAGTGTTTCATAACTGGAGGGTGTAGCTTATTTATAACCATATAACAAGCGCGACGGAGGCTTGCAGTATCAAGCTGTCGAATTTAGACCTGACGGCATGAATCATTTTGAAACCATGGAATTACCGGAGGACTGGGATGAAGTAGCACCTGACGGATCGAACGTCAGAGTTTTGCTGGGAGTTGACCGGGGAGGAATGGCTCATTTTGAGCTTCCGCCGGGAGAGAGTTCGACGGCTGAGATTCATCCGGACTTCGATGAGATTTGGTATATCCTTTCAGGCCGGGGTGAGATGTGGCGAAAATCCGAAGAACGTGAAGAGGTAGTCAACCTTGAAACCGGCGTTTGTCTCACCATACCGGCGAAAACGATATTTCAATTTCGCTCTTTGAAATCGGAGCCACTAAAAATGATTGGCGTGACCATGCCGCCTTGGACAGGCCCGGAGTCGGTCGAGTCGGTCGAAGGGATATGGAAACCGACAGTGGGCAAAAAGCGGTGAGCATATTCTTTCGGTGTATTAGCGGGGATGGGTGTAAATCAAAACCCTGTGGCAGAGACCACAGGGTATGAAAGGCTTAAAACATCCCACCAGATGTTCGCTTTCTACTTATTATTTTCACTTTCTCCAAAAGACTGAGCAGACATCGTTGATGGTATGCTCGGCAGCAAGCTACCTCCTACATTTCGTATCGCAAATACAACTGTAGGAGGTAGCTCGCTGCCGATTTCGAATGCTCAAACTTCCTATCAGTCACCGACCCCGAAGCAAGCATCGGGGAATAACAAGTTTAAAGCCGGTTTACCTGAGATTATTCCCTGGCAAGATAGTTCCGTGCAACTACCAGCCCTCGATTGGCCGTTTTCATCAGCCAGGTAAGATAAAGATTATGCCGATCCTCCGGGGGCAATTGCCAAGGCAATTTACTTTTCTCAAGACGATTCCGAATCGAGGTAAGGCTTAAGGCAACGCTCACTGAAACATTGAAACTTTGCGTGAAACCAAAAGAAGGGATCTGCACAAACACATCAGCCATTTCGTGGGCCTCTTCACTCAATCCCTTTTCCTCTGTTCCAAAACACAAGGCAACGGGTTCGCTTAGGTCGAGTTCTTCCAAAGGTACACATCCCGGTCGCATGGAGGTAGCTGCAATTTTGTACCCCGAGGCCTTAATCCGTTGAAGAATGGATTTCGTTCCTCCAAGGTCTTTTTTATGGTGATGCATGGAAACCCATTTGCAGCCTCCCATCGTAACGTTCCGATTTATGACATGTTTGGTTTTTGCTTCTATGATATGGAGATCTTGAAAACCGAAACACTCGCAAGACCGGACAGTCGCAGCCGCATTATGGGGCTGGTATATATTCTCCAAAACGACGGCTACGTGCCGCGTCCTATGATCGAGCACCTGATGCATCTGTCCACGCTTGTTGTCTGAAACAAACGTTTCCAGGTAATGCGTTAACGATTCCTTCTGGATAGGTTGGAGAGTATCAAGAAAAGATAAATACTCAGAGTCTGTGATTACAGGCATTGGGGTATTGAGGGGAATTTACATCCGCAGGTCAAAGGTTGACGCGAGGAAATGCTCGCATTTTACTCGCCGTTTTAAAAAAGAGATGAGCTCAAATACATTCGGCAAATTATTTTCAATATCCACCTGGGGAGAAAGTCATGGGGGTGGCATCGGCGTGGTTGTGGACGGCTGTCCTCCCAATCTCGCGATCACGGAGGCCGAGATTCAATTTGAGCTTGATCGCCGCCGTCCCGGCCAAAGTGACATAACTACTCCGAGGAAAGAAACGGATACGGTCTCCATCATTTCTGGAACGTTTGAGGGCAAAACCCTCGGCACGCCCATCGCGATGTATGTGCCCAACGGCGACCAGCGTCCATCCGCCTATGCGGAAATGAAGGACAAGTTTCGTCCGTCACACGCAGACTATACCTACCAGACGAAATACGGCATCCGCAACCACGAGGGAGGAGGTCGGAGTTCAGCCCGCGAAACGATCGGCCGGGTCGCGGCAGGCGCGATCGCCAAAAAAATACTCGCCCAAGCCGGCCAAGTGGAAATTCGATCGTATGTTAAAACCATCCAGAACATTTCCATGCCGGAAACGCTGGACTTCCCTACCCTGGAATCCGTGGAAGCCAACGCCGTTCGATGCCCGGACGCCGACTCAGCGGAAAAAATGATCAAGTTGATCAAAGCGGTTCGCAGCGAAGGTGACTCGGTGGGTGGCATTATCGAAACGCGGGTCCGTAACCTTCCCATTGGTTTGGGTGAACCTGTCTTCGACCGATTGGAAGCCGACCTGGCAAAAGGTATGCTTTCCTTACCGGCAACCAAAGGGTTTGAAATCGGAAGCGGATTCTCCGGAACGCAGCTGAAAGGATCTCAGCATAACGACCCCTTTGAAAACCGCGATGGCCAGATCCGGACACGCACCAACCATTCAGGTGGAGTTCAAGGCGGTATCAGTAATGGCGAAGAATTGATCTTCCGCGTAGCATTCAAACCAACCGCCACCATACTGCAGCCACAGGCAACCGTCGACAAGGATGGTAACGAAACGGAGCTGATTGGTCGCGGGCGTCATGACCCCTGCGTCCTACCCCGCGCCGTACCCATCGTTGAAGCCATGACCGCTCTAATCCTGGTCGACCATTGGATGCGTGATTCAGCGCAAAACAAAACATTCAGTTTCGAAGACTAATGGAGCCCAACGTGTATTTAATCCTGGGGTGCGCAACGTCAGGTCGTCGGCAGGTGCTGTATGACTTGATCTCGGATGTAGCCACAGAGGATAATCCCTTTACCATCCTTCGCGAGTCCGGAGAAACCTTAAACGAGTGGGACGAAAAAATGGCAGGGCTTCCGCATGTCACCATTGAAACTTATGACGGTGAGGTGGCCTCCATCGCAACGGACCAACTGAATCCTCACCAGCAAAACATCATTCTTAGCCCTGGAAGAGAAAACCCTGTGGATCAAGTAGAAGCCCTCATGCCACTACTTGAAGCATCTGGCTGCGAGCTAAGCAGAATCATAACGGTTATCCATTGTGATTTAATCGAGACACACAAACACATGCAAAACTGGTATGATGCCTGTATTCATTTTTCAGATGCCTGTTTGATCAATCGCGGATTGGAGACCAGCAACAAACTTGTTCAAGACCTTACTGACCGTTACCTGGAAAACCATATTCCATGCCTTTTAGTGCCCACTAAAAAAGGTCGCGTAAGTAACCCGAGCCTGATTCTCGAACCACAAGCACGACGCATCTCCCACTACTTCGATCTAAATGATGATTGGCTCGAAGAGGAAGACGAAGAAGATGAGGACTGGGAAGGCCCGCAAGAAGATCCCTATATGGTAAAAATGGTAAATGGTAACCGGGAGAAATGGCTCCCGGATATACGCAAGCTGCTCGACGGAGAATAGTCTGCAACTACCCTCACCAGTTACAATTTCGAGAGATCCCATACGCTAATTTATGGTAGGGCGGTTTGGCCCTAAACCGCCGATTCTTAGACGGCTCGCTCCCGCTACGCTCCTCAGAGCTTCGCCGGACAGGTCGGCGACTGTGTCCAGCGAAGTTTTCAAACGTAGCTGGATCGAGCCCTACCCAAAATTTATATTCCACTCTTTTTGGCACTCTTGAAATTCACACCTAACCTTCAATATCTCGATATTTTTCACTTGGCAAAGAAGACTAACCCACCTTCAATTCCCAACTCTTTAAGTCAGGCCCAGGTGGTGAAATTGGTAGACACGCATGATTCAGGTTCATGTTCCGCGAGGTGTGGGGGTTCGAGTCCCCCCTTGGGCACCATTGCTAAAACATAAGTCAATTTTCAACAAGGACTTATGGAGTTTTTAGGATTCGGTTTTT
Coding sequences within it:
- a CDS encoding carbohydrate-binding family 9-like protein — translated: MKHFVRITLLFFWTGLTVACTSEKAEQPGHNLKTHAITYTDSVISIDGQLNETAWLSATSLDVFEFPWWEAGRKEQTQAKLLWDDQYLYVSFICEDAHIWGDHTERDSPVYLDDCVEVFTSPNPDTLDIYFNLEMNVLGQSLDHIHPEGPGSKADWDPEVKIATTVDGTLNDDSDIDRHWILEVAIPFASFSQVAKHTPPEPGDEWRLNLNRLGGKSNFQKSQWSPSIPENTSFHAPQFFGRVTFAK
- a CDS encoding cupin domain-containing protein, yielding MNHFETMELPEDWDEVAPDGSNVRVLLGVDRGGMAHFELPPGESSTAEIHPDFDEIWYILSGRGEMWRKSEEREEVVNLETGVCLTIPAKTIFQFRSLKSEPLKMIGVTMPPWTGPESVESVEGIWKPTVGKKR
- a CDS encoding RNA methyltransferase, which gives rise to MPVITDSEYLSFLDTLQPIQKESLTHYLETFVSDNKRGQMHQVLDHRTRHVAVVLENIYQPHNAAATVRSCECFGFQDLHIIEAKTKHVINRNVTMGGCKWVSMHHHKKDLGGTKSILQRIKASGYKIAATSMRPGCVPLEELDLSEPVALCFGTEEKGLSEEAHEMADVFVQIPSFGFTQSFNVSVSVALSLTSIRNRLEKSKLPWQLPPEDRHNLYLTWLMKTANRGLVVARNYLARE
- the aroC gene encoding chorismate synthase; the encoded protein is MSSNTFGKLFSISTWGESHGGGIGVVVDGCPPNLAITEAEIQFELDRRRPGQSDITTPRKETDTVSIISGTFEGKTLGTPIAMYVPNGDQRPSAYAEMKDKFRPSHADYTYQTKYGIRNHEGGGRSSARETIGRVAAGAIAKKILAQAGQVEIRSYVKTIQNISMPETLDFPTLESVEANAVRCPDADSAEKMIKLIKAVRSEGDSVGGIIETRVRNLPIGLGEPVFDRLEADLAKGMLSLPATKGFEIGSGFSGTQLKGSQHNDPFENRDGQIRTRTNHSGGVQGGISNGEELIFRVAFKPTATILQPQATVDKDGNETELIGRGRHDPCVLPRAVPIVEAMTALILVDHWMRDSAQNKTFSFED